One stretch of Anabrus simplex isolate iqAnaSimp1 chromosome 3, ASM4041472v1, whole genome shotgun sequence DNA includes these proteins:
- the LOC136867416 gene encoding uncharacterized protein: MGRISLGLVCIAAVINWAASEPPSHHGGGGGGYSYSGGGGGFGGGGHGGFGDSYSSGGGYSGGGFKGISSGGFGGYSGGGGHGGDGGGYSYSSGGGYKGSGGFGGGGYSGSLKGFSSGGFGGGSFKGYSGGGFGGGHGGGSGGYGGSSYLSSGSGVYSSGGHGGGGLGGYSGGSGYSSGGHGGGLGGYSGGGGYSSGGHGGGYSGGLSSYSSGGHGGSSYSSGGGFGGYGGLGSGGFSSGGGHGGGGFSSGGGHGGGGFSSGGGHGGGGYSSGGGHGGGGYSSGGGHGGGGYSSGGHGGSGYSSGGGFGGYSSGGHGGGGGFGGYSSGGHGGGGGGGYY; this comes from the exons ATGGGACGG ATATCACTGGGTTTAGTCTGCATTGCTGCCGTTATCAACTGGGCCGCTTCGGAACCTCCATCTCACCATG GTGGAGGGGGAGGAGGTTATAGCTacagtggaggaggaggaggctttGGAGGTGGAGGACATGGAGGATTCGGGGACAGTTACAGCTCTGGCGGGGGCTATAGTGGAGGAGGATTTAAAGGCATAAGCAGTGGAGGATTTGGAGGATACAGTGGAGGTGGAGGTCATGGAGGAGATGGAGGAGGATACAGTTATAGCAGTGGAGGTGGATACAAAGGAAGTGGAGGTTTTGGAGGAGGAGGCTACAGTGGTAGTCTGAAAGGATTCAGCAGTGGAGGATTTGGAGGAGGAAGTTTCAAGGGATATAGTGGAGGAGGATTTGGAGGAGGACATGGAGGAGGTAGTGGCGGCTATGGAGGTAGCAGCTATCTAAGTAGTGGTAGTGGAGTTTACAGCAGCGGTGGTCATGGAGGAGGAGGATTGGGTGGTTACAGTGGAGGAAGTGGATACAGCAGCGGTGGTCATGGAGGAGGATTGGGTGGTTACAGTGGAGGAGGTGGATACAGCAGCGGTGGCCACGGAGGTGGTTACAGTGGTGGATTAAGTAGCTATAGCAGTGGTGGACATGGGGGAAGTAGCTACAGCAGTGGAGGAGGATTTGGAGGCTACGGTGGCCTTGGAAGTGGAGGATTTAGCAGTGGAGGAGGCCATGGGGGTGGAGGATTTAGCAGTGGAGGAGGCCATGGGGGTGGAGGATTTAGCAGTGGAGGAGGCCATGGGGGTGGAGGATACAGCAGTGGAGGAGGCCATGGGGGTGGAGGATACAGCAGTGGAGGAGGCCATGGGGGTGGAGGATACAGCAGTGGAGGACATGGAGGAAGTGGCTACAGCAGTGGTGGTGGTTTTGGAGGCTACAGCAGTGGTGGTCATGGAGGTGGTGGTGGATTTGGCGGCTACAGTAGTGGTGGGCACGGTGGAGGAGGCGGAG GTGGCTATTACTGA